The DNA segment AAAATCGGTGCTTGCCTCGCCTCCTCCAACTTCACGGTGATTTTTGTTCGCTTTCTGTCGGAAAGAAACAATCTTTTTTCTCTGAGGAGGTGGATCTTTGACGTCGGCCTCACTTCCATCCTTCAAGATTGTTTCTTGCCTTGCATTGCTTTCTACTGCCAAAAGAACCCTTTTCTTGCTTCTCTCCTCTTTCCGGAAAGGGGCGTCGGGATGTTCGGTCGCTTGGTCTGCTGCCTTCGCAGACGTTCATATCCAATTTTTATCtgcaaatccattaaaattatgaCGCAAGAAAAAGAGCGATCTTTGCATCATTTCCCCACCAATTCGTTGTTTATTATGTGGCCAATGCCAAGTTAGGATGAGAAAACGCCGACTCTCTTTTTCCCCCTCTTGAGAGATCCCTTTTGTGTGAGGGGATGCGCTTCTTCTTATCCCAGGAAAGAAACGGAGAAAGAAACAGGGAAATGGATATTGCGTCGTCTAAGGTTCTTCTGCACGGGCAGGACTTTCAATGGTCATCCTTTGAATTCTTTTTGGGCCGAGTCCTCGTTGATGATGCCTGCCCTGGCGCTTTTGCTTTGGCACGTCGTGATCTGGAAACAAAGACTATTTGTTGGACGACCCATATGTTTCTCATTTATTTTGTGCTTCAGTCGTTCTTCTTTCCATGTCACATAGTTTTCACCGGATGCATTTTCTCCTTCGTGTTGATCGATTTCTACGTACACTTTGGTTCACAAAGTCATTACTGTGGAAGTTCAAAGACAAGAGCCACAAAAAATTTCTGTCTCACCTCTTTTCTGGTGCTTGTTTTCATCAATTTCTATTAcaccaaaaaaaagggaaaaaaggaaaaaaattaaaaagataaaaatgtCTTCATGTCTTTGGTCTCAATGTCCGTCACAGTGGCAATGCCACTTAGTTTCTGTAGTTCCAATCAAGATGGTGAAATGCTGTCCTTTGTGAGACTTACGCAGATCCTTATCTGAACACTGATGCTGGGACGATGTCTCCGTTTGAGCATGGGGAAGTCTTTGTCCTAGATGATGGTGGTGAGGTAATGAGCACTTGAGATTTCCACTTACGTTCTATTCAAGTGTAGAAACTGACTTCTTTATGGTTGAAGTAGGCAGATTTCATGCCAGAAAATCTTTGTTCTTTTGCTTAGTTTTACTTTTTTCTGACGGCCCTCCTTTTTTTCCCTAATAGGTGGACTTGGATCTCGGAAACTACGAACGGTTCCTTGATATCAGATTAACCCGTGACAACAATATCACAACCGGAAAAATCTACCAGGTGCTGCTCGGTTGGTCTTTAGATGTTTATGGTCCTAAAATATTGGCTGCATTAACAATTATGTTGAGATGCGATTAACCATGCAACGAGAGATTTTTATCTCATCTTTGTTTTTTTCCCCCTCATTTTGTACTGTTTTTTGCATTTtgtttatgaaaatgatttatagTCTCTTGTGTCTGGTGATAGTCTGTGATTGACAGAGAGAGGAGGGGAGACTATCTGGGGAAAACAGTCCAGGTATGTGTTTCCTGGAACCATCAACCAATTCCATGCCATAATCTGGAGATTTTCTTAGTAAACCTGAAATGTTGTTTTTctctcccccctttttttttgtttaaggtTGTGCCACATATCACAGATGCTATACAAGAGTGGATTGAACGCGTAGCAATGATACCTGTGGATGGTAAAGAAGGACCAGCTGATGTTTGTGTTATAGAATTGGGTGGAACTATAGGTAAATTTTGGTTGTATTAGAATATTTGATCGACTGATTTTCATCTGACTAGTGAGAATCATTACTTGTAGAATACTTGCATAATCATCCTAGTATGCATTCAGGAGCCATTTTGTTTTTCATGATATTGACAGTGGCATTCTTGATGCAGGGGATATTGAATCGATGCCATTTATAGAAGCTTTGGGTCAATTTTCTTGCCGTGTAGGTGAGCAGAATCTGCAGGAACCTGTTTAATATCTTTCCATTTTAATAGCTTATTTTGTCATCTTCCTCTACAAATGAGGTTTCCCCTCATCTTTGAACAGGACCTGGTAATTTCTGTCTGGTTCATGTTAGTCTTGTGCCAGTTCTTAAAGCAGTTGGGGAGCCGGTAGTGTCCATAAACCAGTTACACATTTCAGTACTTTGACAGGGGTCCTTTGCGACTAAGTTTTATAATGATCCTATTTTCATGGATTATGTTGTATTTatattcttgtagaaaactaagccAACCCAACACAGTGTCAGGGGATTACGAGGACTTGGGCTGATTCCAAATCTTCTAGCCTGCCGCAGCGATAAGGTCTCTAAGAAACTCTATCTCCTCACTCCAGCGTGTTCCTTGTAGgctatgattttattttactaCTCCTGTGTTGATCTAATGTTCCATTTGATGCTTTTGACAGCCGCTGGATGTAAATGTTAAAGAAAAACTTTCACAGTTTTGCCATGTTCCGGTAAATCTTTTAGAttcttgttgtcttgtatgccatCCGCAGTGAAGCTGCTAGATTTGATGCTAACAATCAACAGTTTCTTTTTTCAGGTAGCAAATATCATTACTCTTCATGATGTTACAAACATTTGGCACATTCCTTTGTTGTTGAGGGTAGTgtatattttgttgaaaaaacCATGAATTTCATTCATTGCTAAAGTTGTTTCTATCTGTCTTAACATCCATATTAACATACCACTTCATCTGTAGGAACAAAAGGCACATGAATCTCTTCTGAAGCTATTGAACCTTCGAGGGTCTGTCTGATACACGGCTCACTTACTGAATGTCTTTTATAGTTCAGCAGTTGCTTTTTCATGATGTATAGCTCATAAAGGAATTAACTTCAATTTATACAGATGTGCTAAAGAACCCATGCTGGGAGAATGGATGGGTCGAGCTAAACTCTGTGATACATTGCATGATCCTGTGGGTTCCCTTCTTTCACTTCTATTAATTTTCTATTCCAGTGCAATAATCCAAAGTCTTACCACTTGAACTATCATTAACTTTTCAGGTCAGGATTGCTATGGTAGGAAAATATACTGGTCTTCCTGACTCTTACCTCTCTGTATTGAAGGTGAATACATGCATCATATAGTAGTGTAATGTCTTTGTTCCTTCTATTTTGCCCGTTAGTTGGATAGATCTGTGTTCTTCATTTTATTTGTTCTATCATGTACTTGTTTTTGTTGCCACCATGAACAGGACCAAGATATTTAGACTAAAGCTCTTACGCTTCCTCCACTTCCATCTACTTTCTGTGATGGCTTTCTCAATGAACTAACCAAGTTTGCTTGTCTGTCACAAGACATTGTCCTTATCTAAAGAAGATTATTTAAATGCTTAAGAACAATATCAAGGATCAGAAGTTCTGGATACTGCACATGTCATTGATCTTTCAAGGATCTAGTTTAGCATTTCTCTCTATAAGGTTAAAATTTTTGAATCAGCTTTCAGTTTCAGTGGTCTTCATCAAAGCTTTGTAGTATAAAACAAAAGCAATCGACTGGTACGTAAACACTTGCAAGAAGGAATAGTGTTATGAGTGAAATTGGTAGCAAGAGGAGTCATAAAATAAGAAATTTACTTTGAACTTCTGAAATCTGAAAattaataagaaagatttctgaaTTCCACAGAAAAATACTTCCtgtctctttttggcttgtgtcTTGACTCTTGAGTTCAAGTCCATGGGTGCATTATATTCACTAATGCTCTGTCGGCATGTGAAATCAACAAGCTTTTaattcttcttttgaagtagttaAGAAGGTTCATTACCTTAATCATGGTTTATAGAATCTAGTTGGCTTTACCTTAATGTTTAATTACAGCTTCTTGGAAGTTCACCTACGTCATCGCTTATGCTCATGACATTTAATAAGCCACTGTCCAGCGGCAATGGCCACTCTTTCTACGTCCAACTGTCAGTTCACATGATGGTTGACACATGTTTGATATGATGCAGAATTTGTTGTGGTTTCTTTTGGGACTACATATGATGTGCAAAATTTTTTGTCACCACAAGTAATACAGAGTCTTTGTGAATTTCTGGTGATCTTTGATGTAATTAGGAATCATTTAATGCTCATTTCTGTCAGTTAAAAAATGCATCAGCTGAATTTTTTTGGACGTCCTATGACCCTTCCATGCTCAAACTTCAGACTTTTTTGTGAATCCTCGCAGGCCCTTTTGCATGCTTCGGTTGTGTGTCGAAAAAAACTTGTTATTGACTGGGTCCCATCATCTGATCTTGAAgaaactactgcaaaagaggtccGCTGATCTGATTGTTTAAACCtttcctcattctaactcttgctGAATTTCTTCATTGCAAAGATTCAAGATTTTTCTTTATTCAGGCACCTGATGCTTACAGAGCAGCATGGATGCTATTGAAGGTAAGCTTGCTTCTGGTTAAGCTGTCAATCCTAAATTTTCTATTGTAGCCACGGTAACAATCTGTCATCTCAGGGTGCAGACGGCATTCTAGTCCCAGGAGGTTTTGGAGACAGAGGGGTACAGGGAAAAATTCTAGCTGCAAAATATGCCCGTGAAAATAATGTTCCGTACCTCGGAATTTGTCTTGGAATGCAGATTTCTGTCATTGAATTTGCTCGATCTGTTATGAATTTGAAGGAGGCAAATAGTACAGAGTTTGATCCGGTTACAACTTCTCCAGTTGTTATTTTTATGCCAGAGGTAATCATTAATTTTTTGCATTCTCCATCTTGTCATTCCTGGAAATCTTGCACTGCCTCATATATATTGTAATGGCAATAAGGGTTCCAAAACTCACATGGGAGGTACAATGAGACTTGGATTAAGAAGGACTTATTTTGAGGTTGCTGATTGCAAATCTGCAAAGTTG comes from the Musa acuminata AAA Group cultivar baxijiao chromosome BXJ2-8, Cavendish_Baxijiao_AAA, whole genome shotgun sequence genome and includes:
- the LOC103996311 gene encoding uncharacterized protein LOC103996311 isoform X2, yielding MKYVLVTGGVVSGLGKGVTASSIGVILKACGLRVTSIKIDPYLNTDAGTMSPFEHGEVFVLDDGGEVDLDLGNYERFLDIRLTRDNNITTGKIYQSVIDRERRGDYLGKTVQVVPHITDAIQEWIERVAMIPVDGKEGPADVCVIELGGTIGDIESMPFIEALGQFSCRVGPGNFCLVHVSLVPVLKAVGEPKTKPTQHSVRGLRGLGLIPNLLACRSDKPLDVNVKEKLSQFCHVPVANIITLHDVTNIWHIPLLLREQKAHESLLKLLNLRGCAKEPMLGEWMGRAKLCDTLHDPVRIAMVGKYTGLPDSYLSVLKALLHASVVCRKKLVIDWVPSSDLEETTAKEAPDAYRAAWMLLKGADGILVPGGFGDRGVQGKILAAKYARENNVPYLGICLGMQISVIEFARSVMNLKEANSTEFDPVTTSPVVIFMPEGSKTHMGGTMRLGLRRTYFEVADCKSAKLYGNVRFVDERHRHRYEVNPTMVAEFEKAGLAFVGKDETGRRMEIIELPAHPYFVGVQFHPEFKSRPGKPSAVFLGLIAASCRQLDSWLQARPSSNGFLTPKIYQNGSLKKSPKSLVNGKSIQAATACMSNA
- the LOC103996311 gene encoding uncharacterized protein LOC103996311 isoform X1 is translated as MSPFEHGEVFVLDDGGEVDLDLGNYERFLDIRLTRDNNITTGKIYQSVIDRERRGDYLGKTVQVVPHITDAIQEWIERVAMIPVDGKEGPADVCVIELGGTIGDIESMPFIEALGQFSCRVGPGNFCLVHVSLVPVLKAVGEPKTKPTQHSVRGLRGLGLIPNLLACRSDKPLDVNVKEKLSQFCHVPVANIITLHDVTNIWHIPLLLREQKAHESLLKLLNLRGCAKEPMLGEWMGRAKLCDTLHDPVRIAMVGKYTGLPDSYLSVLKALLHASVVCRKKLVIDWVPSSDLEETTAKEAPDAYRAAWMLLKGADGILVPGGFGDRGVQGKILAAKYARENNVPYLGICLGMQISVIEFARSVMNLKEANSTEFDPVTTSPVVIFMPEGSKTHMGGTMRLGLRRTYFEVADCKSAKLYGNVRFVDERHRHRYEVNPTMVAEFEKAGLAFVGKDETGRRMEIIELPAHPYFVGVQFHPEFKSRPGKPSAVFLGLIAASCRQLDSWLQARPSSNGFLTPKIYQNGSLKKSPKSLVNGKSIQAATACMSNA